DNA from Solanum stenotomum isolate F172 chromosome 3, ASM1918654v1, whole genome shotgun sequence:
TTGTAAAACTATTCATTTAGCAGAAGAAAAGCTCGATTTTCTTGATGGCCCATGCTCACTCCTATAATAGACTGATAGAAATCATTGAAAACTATTAATCAAGTTATTTTACTAAACATGAATGTCTAAAACTTTTGTTGTATCACTTTCTTATACCTACAAAGTGGTTCAAATTTCAATTGACTTGATATGTTCTGTACCAGGAGCATGTATTATACGATAACCCTGGATTTCGGAGGAAGATATTCTATCCCAACAGACACAACCCAACCTTGTGTCCTGTTAAAATACTTGAAGAGGAGAAGTTCATGCGTCCCTCGGATGCCACCTGTCCGTCATGCTTATTCCTATGCATCAAGTATGGAGGAGGAAGGACAAGAAATCTTCCTCAAAATGAGTAAGACTGCATAAATATAGAGTTTCCGTACATTTCGTTGCAATATTATTGACTTAATGTTTCATGTACTGACCATGTAAGGAATTTTTTTGTGTAATATGGGTTCAGTTGACTTATAGGTAACTCTCCATATCGAATCTGATATGACAAACTAAAAATTGCAGTGATAGTGTAAAAATCCTTAACATAGTAATGTATATAACTTGAACTGATCTAGTTAACATTACaacaaaattgagtttttagTTGTCTAAAGATATATCAAAATCTTGACTGAAGGCACAAACATGAAATTAATTAGGCATTTTTTCTCATGGATGAGATTTTATTAGTCTGTAAATTGATGCATTGTCATACCAGATATGTCCGGCAGCGAATGGGAAGAAACAAACTGAAATCTTTTGGTCCGGTGATATGTCGGATGGCAATGCTGATCCATATTCGCAGCGGAAGCTTCTTCTTTAAGGCCTTAGGAATTACACTTCTCTTCATGGCTGGCTTTCCTAATGACCTGGTTCAAAGGGAAACCAAATATAAGAACTTGGACCTCCTACAGAAGTATTACAGGTATTCTGCATAGCATGTCTGTCTTGTATAATTTCAAGTAGCCTATAGTGCATCGCGGAAAAAGAGTATATACTCACTCCGTTTCATTTTGTTATGTTAGTTTGACTTGATATGACGCTTAAGAatgtaaaaaagatttttgaatcttgtggtgtTAAGCTAAAGGTGTGTATAACATACCAAAAATACCCTTTGTATCTTGTAGTCTTGAACATGTCATGTACACTCCCATAAGAGAGGGTTGTTATGGTAAAATGGGAATGTTGGAAATCAaaacatacaaaatatataaaaacattctttttgaaagaaaGACACATAAAtcgggacggagggagtacatttTTACAAGCTATCAGATGCCTATAAATGATTTGGTATCACAAAACAATTCCGAATCGATCAAAAGAAGCAAATCTAAAGAAAGAGAAAACCTTTTCGAGCCTTGGGGAAATGTAAAGTTTGTCTCCATGTGACATCTAGGTCACATGTTCATCTGTAGAATCAGCCACTGATGCTTGCTTCAATGAGATGCCACCATCACACCCCCTTGGGTACGGCCCTTCCTCGGACCCTTCATGAACGAGGGGTTCTTCGTGCACCTGGCATCCCTTTTACCTTGTTTGCGGACATTCTGCTGgcaattttttgattttgttgggCTCGAAAGATTCTTCTTATTGTCAAATCATCTCCATATTTGCAGGACAGATGAGGATGCAGAAAGGGAGGAGTTATTTCTATCACATTCTGAGACTGATGCTATTGTAAGATCTGCAGCTCATAGTCATTTTCTCCAAAATTTGTGGTAACTCAGCTGCAAAGTAAAACTCAGTTACATCAAGTTATGAATAATAATTCCTTCCTAAATGTTCTGAAGAATACTACTTCCGTTTCAATTCAAGTGTCTTACTTTCCGTTTttgtctgtttaaaaaagaacgCCTCTTTCTATATTCAACAGCTTTTTTATTCCAACATTCtaaatgacatgtttaagaccacaagattcaaagaaCATTTTGGCACATTACATACCTTtttagtttaagatcacaagattcaaaagcctgctttattttcttaaactccgtgcctaGTCAAACTAAAGACACTTAAATTGAAACCGAGGGAGTATAAGTTATTACTAGGAAAGATAATCATTGTTTGTGACTGTAAAGTTTATCATCTTGCGAAAACATCCCTTTAGTTTTGAGTTTATCTTTCACATCTTAGACTAATTAACAcctttttatgtcttttctgaTGCAATTGTTCACATTGTTCCAGAATATTAGTCCCAATTCAGAGCAGGGGAAAAAAGCATTGACGAAATCATCGAAAAGCATGAGAGAAGCAATCTCTAAGAGCAAAACTTCAGAGAAAGCTACAACTATACATTCTGAACCTTCATGTTCTGCCCCACCTCCTGCGCCATTTGGACTAATGGGCTACGCCTCGTCTCCAAGTCAGATGACTATACCAATACCATCACCTCAAGCACCAGCATATACGCGAAAACCTGTAATGGCTAATACCGCGCCCAATATTCACTACCATAACCAATGTGCATATCCTGTTTTCCCAATGTATCCACCAAATTCTGTCCCGCCTTTTGTATATTGGCCTCAACCTAATGCGTTCTCTCCATTCCCTTACCCCTCTTCTTATAGATATATTGCACCTGGAAGCTGTATTACATTACATCCATATTCTTCTTACTATAATCCTTTGATCCCACAAACTTTAGGGACAGATGAGAAGCAAAATGGAGCATTAGATGAGGCTAAAAGGGAGTCAAACAGTAGTTCAAGCAGTACAGATTCAAGACAGAAGTAAACAGGATTTTTCTAGTTTTCTACtactattttgagaaataagatTAGGCATGTTGTTACTTGCTAGAACAGTTTTGGTAGCCCTGATGTAAGTAAATAACATTGTTGGGGGCGTTAAAATTAGCTTACTAACTTGAATGATGACGATTATACGAATTCAGAAATTTTCTACTTGTTGGTACTTGCATAACAAGAGAAAATTAGCAACATAGTTTCAAACATAACAGCAACAGCAGATATCCAAGTAGATATGCTCAGTGCTATCAAAAGCGAAAAGCGCAAAAAAACTCTAACTATTGGGGCTTTAAGTGCAAAACACAAATAACGCATGAGCGTtttgttagaataggaataggtttatacaatcctattaaaataggaatatgtttatacaatcctattagaataggaatagggtTATATtttagggtctataaatagggtctcaatgtaataatgttaacaacacaacaattcaataatatttttttcctatatttctcacatggtatcagagcctctacAATCTTGGTAGAAAATCTAAGAGCTTCCGCTGCCGGCGGGCGGCTATTACTCATATATGCCGCCCGTCTGGCCAACaattatgttagcaaaagttgggtcacCGTGTATCTTTCTGGTGACTATTTTCTCACATCTAATTTGtatagcaccgtgccatcattccagtgactactttcttatatttAATTNNNN
Protein-coding regions in this window:
- the LOC125860492 gene encoding uncharacterized protein LOC125860492, producing the protein MLKNSMVNASATCCTVEEELKEEKTLNVNIAEISAELQREKQKNAKLMKKLSVLESHIQGRHKDFNFSNGNASSQSIDERHFRKLKRQRVAQCIDTNEDRTRKMDSEVKDHTEIFLTKDVHTEHCLVNWMSMDDTQFLNFERSKDSDSAEDNDPDDSEDEDDQESEDSGTYTDIVDRGNVKRLQIEKEIAELKEDIGEASDPPVLGSCNHHADPAEKSSPTDMDVCKNANNEETYMFEAYEELSKACPIDHGIRRPGSASSHKKSLKMAFCPKEVKKMLGSKELSLENAQSHTMRKILVFAPLGIRHGSEDIYELDFNHFSILHKGEPYIDSKNPGEHVLYDNPGFRRKIFYPNRHNPTLCPVKILEEEKFMRPSDATCPSCLFLCIKYGGGRTRNLPQNEYVRQRMGRNKLKSFGPVICRMAMLIHIRSGSFFFKALGITLLFMAGFPNDLVQRETKYKNLDLLQKYYRTDEDAEREELFLSHSETDAINISPNSEQGKKALTKSSKSMREAISKSKTSEKATTIHSEPSCSAPPPAPFGLMGYASSPSQMTIPIPSPQAPAYTRKPVMANTAPNIHYHNQCAYPVFPMYPPNSVPPFVYWPQPNAFSPFPYPSSYRYIAPGSCITLHPYSSYYNPLIPQTLGTDEKQNGALDEAKRESNSSSSSTDSRQK